The window TTGGTTCAATCTCCGCATTCAGGATACCAGTATCTTTTTCAACATGGTTTCCATGCTCACGCTTTTGTTGCTTTTTGATTATTTCATTTTCAGAAAAAAGAACGCGGAGACCTTTTACAAAAGCAGCAATCGTTTGGTATTCTCCGGTTTTCATCTCCTGTTGCTGGTGATCATTTTGCTTTTCGGTGTTTCCGAAGGGGATCAGTTTATTTATTTTCAATTCTGAGGCCATGGGAAAAGTCAGAAAAATACTTTTCGTTATTGCCGCATTCACTGTCGGCTTGCTGATTGTTGACAGAGTGGTAAATAGTGTTTTTGATTATTTCTATAATAAGTGCCTGGTCGGACAAACAGGAGGGAAGATCAATTACTATCTTCAGAAAAAACAAATGCCGGATATGCTCATCATGGGTAATTCAAGAGCATTTTACATGCTTAACCCGGATAGTTTCAAAGTGAAAAAAGGATTCAACATCAGTCATGCCGGTATGGATCAGGGTTTTCAGAATGGTTTGTTCAGCATTCTCATTGGAAAAAACAAAATGCCTTCGCAGGTATTGCTTCATGTAGAACCCGATTTTCTGCTCACGACTACTGATGAAAAAGTTCTCTCCAAAGGTATTCAGCAGTTAAAATATTATTATGGTATCGATCCTGTTGTTACAGAATACCTGAATGAACTTGGTCCATTTGAATTTTTAAAATACCAATTGAAAAGTTATCGGTTTAACGGCCGGGTGATTAATATCGCGCTCAACTTCATGAGTACGCGTGTTAATCCTGAGGCAACCGGAAATGGCTTTATACCCCGACCGGTGACTAAACTCGATAGTTTGCATACCGAGTACACGTATAAAAACAGGGTCCCGGGAAATGTCTCCCTGAACAGAACCGCGACGCGTTATATTATTCGTTTTCTGGAAATGGCTAAGCAAAACAATATTCATGTGGATTGTTTTACATCTCCCATGTATTACAAACGTAACCTGGATTATTACAAACCCGCCCGCGATTTTCTGGATTCACTTTTTGAGGCGAACTCGGTGAAGTATATCGATTACGAACGCACACCTCCCCCGGATCCCCGCATTCGCGATCCGCATTTCTGGGAAGACTCAGAACACCTCAATGGGAATGGTGCCGCTATTTTCAGCCGACAAGTTGCTGAGGATTTTGGGTATTAAAAGTCTGATATCATTGGTGAAATTGAGTGCGATAAACTCATTATTGAATTACAAGATTAAGAGATTGCATTTTCCCTGAATCAGACAAGATTCTGATTGAATAGATGCCTTTTGATAATGAATTTAATTGCAATTCTCTTGTTGTTTCAGAATTTTGTAATTCAAATCTTTTTCTGAAAATTTCTTTTCCAATCATGTTATAAAAAGTGATGGTGTAATTCTTTTCAGTTGTTGATTTAAAATTGAAAATTATATTTTCGTTTGCAGGGTTTGGGTAGATCGAAGCAAAAGACTCACCATATACCATGTTAATGTTGTTTAATGAAAAATAGAAATTATCAGATTGTGTTGAACAACCTGCAGAATCAAAAACAACAACCATGTAATGGCCGGGCTGTGTAGGTGAAATAGTGGATAAGTTAGCTCCGGAGTTAAATAATTGACCATTATAATACCATTCGTAATTGAATCCAGTACTTGTGGTATTCAATGTGATTCCTGTCTGAGTTATTATTGGTCTTGTTGTATCACTGACAGATACTAGTATATCTGCTGATGCAATACACCCATTAGAGTCTGTAATTTGAAGCTGATAATTGATGGTTTGCAAAGTTGTAGAAATAGGATTAGGATCATTCGTTGAAGACAAGTTCGTTGAAGGGGACCATAGGAATGAATAAGGAGGAGTTCCACCAATCGCTGATGGGTTTCCACCTAATTGGATGCTTTGTGCAAAGCAAATATTAACTGAGGCTCCAGGGTTGGAGATTAATTCCTGTGGTTCTTGAATAGAAACTATTTCTTCACCCGGACAACCATTAGAATCGGTCACAATTACATTATAATTTCCTGCAGGAAGCATGAAGCTCCCTTCGCCGATATATGGCGGTGTGCCTCCGGTAGCCTGAACAATTAAATTACTTGAATCTCCATGACACAGAATTTCAGATGTTGAAATTACAAGGCTTGGGGAGCTCAGGACGGTCAAAGTAGTTTCAATCACAGAATCACAACCAAGTGCTGTTACTAGAACAGTTGAATAGACTCCTGCAACATTAGCAATAGTACTGTCAGGCAAATAGAAGTCCTGACCATCACAAATTGTTGCTTGTTGATAAACCTGAATAGGTGTTGTTATCTGGGTAATTGAAATCGTATCGGAAAACATACTACAGGAAATTGTAGAGACATCTCGTGGAAATTCAACTCCCTTGGTCACCAGTGCATAATAATTTCCGGGCTGTGTAATAATCAAATACTGACCGGAGCTTAGATATGTTCCATCCTGATACCATCTTACTGTAAGATCATATGAATAGTCTGAAATGGTAATTCTTCTGTTTCCCAGACATTGTGTTTCATCAAGTAGGGATGGCTTTCTTAAAATTGATTGGACCTGAAAGTAAGAAGTGTCGGTCCGATTTTGGTTGTCGGTAACAATGAGAGTATATAAAGTTGTGTCGCCAACTAAGATCTTAGGTTTTAAAACGGTATCAGAGGATAGTCCTGAATTGGGATACCAATGAAATTGATATGGTGTACAGCCACCGGAAACCTCTACCGATGGTTGAA of the Bacteroidota bacterium genome contains:
- a CDS encoding T9SS type A sorting domain-containing protein, encoding MSFRLFSNPTQAQSSICNNDSTVIIFSYYDYDPIIENPTTFTNEVYHYNRDSGYVTDQNGQVSYWEKTDTIYNSDSLISEILTRIGSINGWTNKTTITRSYTLSGKLENEVIKSWNGASWDSTQWRNWQYDSFDRLTLELWTNKDTSVWINNYKSEITYTTAGPDTKIIYSGNWSLWNPEKRFVYTYSGTTRNTLELSKWDSTSSAWVRIDTAYYQLHYGVWSARIYTMRPIDYNGIPGSEEFMEYDTLDEVIRKYIAHVPIDTVQHGDDGINIIYSRINGILQETTNIEYLAGATYYSGMGWVYSHQMQTFTNYDSYGRYTGYSFYSETHNIPSIIEAHDSIFFNPNGHISKEKYTYNRDLFNGETEEEDWEKEYYYSDTNAVQIFTPTWGSISPACTGDSIQPSVEVSGGCTPYQFHWYPNSGLSSDTVLKPKILVGDTTLYTLIVTDNQNRTDTSYFQVQSILRKPSLLDETQCLGNRRITISDYSYDLTVRWYQDGTYLSSGQYLIITQPGNYYALVTKGVEFPRDVSTISCSMFSDTISITQITTPIQVYQQATICDGQDFYLPDSTIANVAGVYSTVLVTALGCDSVIETTLTVLSSPSLVISTSEILCHGDSSNLIVQATGGTPPYIGEGSFMLPAGNYNVIVTDSNGCPGEEIVSIQEPQELISNPGASVNICFAQSIQLGGNPSAIGGTPPYSFLWSPSTNLSSTNDPNPISTTLQTINYQLQITDSNGCIASADILVSVSDTTRPIITQTGITLNTTSTGFNYEWYYNGQLFNSGANLSTISPTQPGHYMVVVFDSAGCSTQSDNFYFSLNNINMVYGESFASIYPNPANENIIFNFKSTTEKNYTITFYNMIGKEIFRKRFELQNSETTRELQLNSLSKGIYSIRILSDSGKMQSLNLVIQ